Proteins from a single region of Chryseobacterium sp. T16E-39:
- a CDS encoding TonB-dependent receptor plug domain-containing protein — MKKKVLSILSLSTVLWINAQEKDSLNQKKIEEVVITGQYMQQSINKSIYKVEVIDAEQIKNMAATNAADVLNQTLNIQITPNTNSGNSTANIMGLGGDYVKILIDNIPVVGDTGLGSNIDLTKISLSNIERIEIVKGSMGVEYGNGALAGVINIITKKSSSKKLSIRAAVQEETVRDGYDLRKRGKGRHIQNVNVGYNFNDHWFTNISFNHNQFMGYQGNSEGYKYYGQDNKRGLEWNPKDQYEATGLIKYTKNKTSIFYKVSYLSEKFNFYNPKVERISLNDGQGGVTYTSTDREYNTERWLHQLNVQTNLGGIRYTGDFSYQNQDRKYFDYVYDIPSRARDTNFDERSYYKTDVFYSRGMFSNFLDNKKFDFQLGYELDHTNGSAALIAGEFNGENIRRKIFTYGNFISAEWNVSDKFSLRPGARLSLSNKFDNQFNYSLSARLKTSENSNLRGIFGTANRYPTYDELFTYFVNVNHDIQGNPDLNPEKGYSIGAFWDQGFPIGDGWKFNYSLEALYVDLKDKIEMVMIKRPSTYKYMNIDTYRSLLFAANANIVKDQFTLGLRTSLNGISVSKQDMDISSPTDFQYNFQAGANVSYKLKNSGTGFNLYYKYTGPSRLYVLEENSFRLGKNDGFHMMDFIVSQPFWKNQLELSVGVKNIFDVTSINTTANGGNAHSAGSDRLNLYYGRSYFARLMYQF, encoded by the coding sequence ATGAAGAAGAAGGTGCTTTCTATACTTTCATTATCCACGGTCTTGTGGATAAATGCACAGGAAAAAGATTCTCTAAATCAAAAAAAAATAGAAGAAGTTGTCATTACGGGACAATATATGCAGCAATCCATTAATAAATCTATTTATAAAGTTGAGGTAATTGATGCAGAGCAAATAAAAAATATGGCGGCTACTAATGCTGCTGATGTTCTTAACCAAACCTTAAACATACAAATTACACCAAATACAAATTCCGGAAATTCTACCGCGAATATTATGGGATTGGGTGGAGACTATGTGAAAATATTGATAGATAATATCCCTGTAGTAGGAGATACTGGTTTGGGAAGCAATATTGATCTTACCAAAATCAGTTTGAGTAATATTGAGCGGATAGAAATTGTGAAAGGAAGCATGGGGGTTGAATATGGTAATGGGGCGTTGGCTGGAGTTATCAATATTATTACAAAAAAGAGCAGTAGTAAAAAATTAAGTATCAGAGCAGCTGTACAGGAAGAAACAGTTAGAGATGGTTATGACTTAAGAAAGAGAGGTAAGGGTAGACACATTCAGAACGTCAATGTTGGATATAATTTTAATGATCACTGGTTTACGAATATCAGCTTCAACCATAATCAGTTTATGGGATATCAGGGAAACAGTGAGGGATATAAATATTATGGACAGGATAATAAAAGAGGTCTTGAATGGAATCCTAAAGACCAATATGAGGCAACCGGCTTAATTAAATATACTAAAAATAAGACTTCAATTTTTTATAAGGTATCCTATCTAAGTGAGAAATTTAATTTTTATAATCCAAAAGTGGAGAGAATTTCTCTCAATGATGGGCAGGGTGGTGTAACTTATACAAGTACCGACCGGGAATATAATACAGAACGCTGGCTTCATCAGCTGAATGTTCAGACTAATTTAGGTGGGATTCGTTATACAGGAGACTTTTCTTATCAGAATCAGGACAGGAAGTATTTTGATTATGTTTATGATATACCTAGCAGAGCAAGAGATACAAATTTTGATGAAAGGTCTTATTACAAAACAGATGTATTCTATTCAAGAGGGATGTTCAGTAATTTTTTAGATAATAAGAAATTTGATTTCCAGCTGGGTTATGAATTAGATCATACCAATGGTTCAGCAGCGCTAATAGCAGGTGAATTTAATGGAGAGAATATCCGAAGAAAAATTTTCACTTATGGTAATTTTATTTCAGCAGAATGGAATGTATCAGATAAATTCTCATTAAGACCGGGAGCAAGGTTATCATTAAGTAATAAATTTGATAATCAATTTAATTACTCACTTTCAGCTCGTTTAAAGACATCTGAAAATTCAAATCTCCGAGGTATTTTCGGAACAGCTAATCGATATCCTACCTATGATGAGTTATTTACTTATTTTGTGAATGTAAATCATGATATCCAGGGAAATCCGGATCTTAATCCTGAAAAAGGATATTCTATCGGGGCATTCTGGGATCAAGGTTTTCCTATAGGCGATGGATGGAAATTCAATTACAGTTTGGAGGCCTTGTATGTTGATCTTAAGGATAAAATTGAAATGGTAATGATAAAAAGGCCTTCTACATATAAATATATGAATATTGATACTTACAGAAGTCTTTTATTTGCGGCAAATGCTAACATTGTAAAGGATCAGTTTACTTTGGGGTTAAGAACTTCATTAAACGGAATCTCTGTATCAAAACAAGATATGGATATTAGTTCTCCAACTGATTTTCAATATAATTTCCAGGCAGGAGCTAATGTTTCTTACAAACTGAAAAATAGTGGTACAGGATTCAACCTTTATTATAAATATACAGGTCCCTCAAGATTATATGTATTAGAAGAAAACTCTTTCCGTTTGGGAAAAAACGATGGATTCCACATGATGGACTTTATTGTAAGCCAGCCGTTTTGGAAGAATCAGCTTGAACTTTCTGTAGGGGTTAAAAACATCTTTGATGTAACTTCAATTAATACTACTGCCAATGGGGGGAATGCTCATAGTGCTGGTTCTGATCGTCTGAACTTATATTACGGAAGAAGCTATTTCGCAAGATTAATGTATCAATTCTAA